One window of Dehalobacterium formicoaceticum genomic DNA carries:
- a CDS encoding putative RNA methyltransferase — translation MTEKDKLIISENIAMLKCPVCGDRMSVQGNKSIVCLNNHCFDIAKKGYVNLLQNHGNSKYDKKLFQSRNIISQTGFFDPLIEAVVQMMGKIISDNGSISDNRSISALDLKTKSIKILDAGCGEGFHLARIINGLNDQEHQEYQEYLETAHLLGVGIDISKGGIQIAAKNYQDIFWLVADLAKTPFMDQQFDVILNILSPANYGEFKRIIGDEGILIKVVPDSDYLKELRTAFYQETDKELYSNKMVLDLFSKNFHIIDTQKVNYEFKLNSEELHHLIKMTPLSWGVSEEKMQEVSEIGINRVTGAFTIIAGMPKKLDFKKNR, via the coding sequence ATGACCGAGAAAGATAAACTTATCATCAGCGAAAACATCGCCATGCTCAAATGTCCTGTCTGCGGAGACAGGATGTCTGTTCAAGGTAACAAAAGCATTGTTTGTTTGAATAACCATTGCTTTGACATTGCCAAAAAAGGGTATGTCAATCTCCTGCAAAATCATGGTAATTCAAAATATGATAAAAAACTGTTTCAATCCAGAAATATCATATCCCAAACCGGCTTCTTCGATCCATTAATCGAGGCTGTGGTGCAGATGATGGGAAAGATTATATCTGATAACGGGAGCATTTCTGATAACAGGAGTATTTCTGCTCTCGATCTCAAAACTAAATCGATCAAGATTTTGGATGCGGGATGCGGTGAAGGTTTTCATTTAGCTCGGATTATCAACGGTTTAAATGATCAGGAACATCAGGAATACCAGGAATATTTAGAAACAGCTCATCTTTTGGGCGTGGGCATCGACATCTCCAAAGGAGGCATCCAAATTGCCGCCAAAAATTATCAGGATATCTTCTGGCTTGTCGCAGACCTGGCTAAGACTCCCTTTATGGATCAGCAGTTTGATGTCATCTTAAACATTCTTTCTCCGGCAAATTATGGGGAATTTAAGAGGATTATTGGTGATGAAGGGATCTTGATTAAGGTTGTCCCGGACAGTGATTATCTGAAAGAATTAAGAACGGCCTTTTATCAGGAAACCGACAAAGAATTATATTCGAATAAAATGGTGCTTGATCTTTTCAGCAAAAATTTCCATATCATTGACACCCAAAAGGTTAATTATGAGTTTAAGTTAAACAGTGAAGAGCTGCACCATTTAATAAAAATGACCCCTTTGTCCTGGGGTGTCTCAGAGGAAAAGATGCAGGAGGTATCTGAAATAGGTATTAACAGGGTGACTGGGGCTTTTACTATTATTGCTGGTATGCCCAAAAAATTAGACTTTAAAAAGAATCGTTAA
- a CDS encoding ABC transporter ATP-binding protein, with protein sequence MDRKNKATFRPRDPKKTLLRLFSYFKFYKALFVIGILSIIVSSLMEVFTNGMLSPIIDVFVSGGSINDAIRFILIMIGFVLLSTLGQYIGNRNMARLAQKIIHKIRADMFEHMEKLPISYFDTHSHGELMSTFTNDVDMLNQSLEQAVSQIIVSIVTTIGTFIMMLIISPALTLVVAIMFILMFVIIKIIGSKSAYYFRDQQLRLANMNGYIEEMMSGQKVVKVFNYENRAIEDFRNRNDQLRKSSSRAATFGVMLMPIMGNLTFMLYSVVAILGSFMVIQKTLSIGNIAAFLQFTRTISRPITMVSNQLNTLFAALAGAERIFAILDEKVEEDEGDVVLERDCQGKGGHCWKVPNGAGSFDYIPVNGDIEFKGVDFGYVPEKQVLKDINLYARPGQKIAFVGSTGAGKTTITNLINRFYEINDGTILYDGVDIKRINKMDLRSTMSIVLQDVHLFEGTVADNIRYGRLDATDGEVTAAAKLANAHYFIKHLPQGYDTMLTVDGLNLSQGERQLLSIARAAIADPEILILDEATSSVDTRTEKLISEGMDKLMEGRTTFVIAHRMSTVRDSNAIMVLEQGEIIERGNHDDLMAQKGRYYALNAGTLELE encoded by the coding sequence ATGGATAGAAAAAATAAAGCCACATTCAGACCAAGGGATCCAAAGAAAACATTATTAAGGTTATTTAGCTACTTTAAATTTTATAAGGCTCTATTTGTCATTGGGATATTATCCATAATAGTTTCATCTTTGATGGAAGTATTTACAAATGGGATGTTAAGCCCTATTATCGATGTATTTGTGAGCGGCGGCTCTATCAACGATGCCATAAGATTTATCCTCATCATGATAGGTTTTGTACTGTTATCTACCCTTGGCCAGTATATTGGAAATCGAAATATGGCAAGGTTGGCGCAAAAGATTATTCATAAAATACGTGCAGATATGTTTGAGCATATGGAAAAACTGCCTATCTCATACTTTGACACCCATTCTCATGGTGAATTAATGTCTACCTTTACAAATGACGTGGATATGTTGAATCAATCCCTGGAGCAGGCAGTATCTCAAATCATCGTATCCATCGTAACGACAATTGGTACATTCATAATGATGTTAATTATTAGCCCTGCCCTTACCCTTGTCGTGGCCATTATGTTTATCTTGATGTTCGTCATTATTAAGATCATCGGTTCAAAATCTGCTTATTATTTTAGGGATCAACAGCTTAGACTTGCCAATATGAATGGTTATATTGAGGAGATGATGTCGGGACAAAAAGTGGTTAAGGTGTTTAATTATGAGAATCGAGCAATAGAAGATTTCAGAAATAGAAATGATCAGCTTAGAAAATCATCATCCCGGGCTGCTACATTCGGCGTGATGTTAATGCCGATAATGGGGAATCTAACATTTATGCTCTATTCCGTAGTAGCTATTCTGGGCTCCTTTATGGTGATTCAGAAAACCCTTAGTATAGGTAATATTGCTGCCTTTTTACAATTTACCAGGACAATATCAAGACCGATAACCATGGTATCTAATCAGCTTAATACATTGTTTGCAGCCCTTGCCGGAGCTGAAAGAATCTTCGCCATTCTAGATGAAAAAGTGGAAGAGGATGAAGGAGATGTGGTGCTTGAAAGGGATTGCCAGGGAAAGGGCGGCCATTGTTGGAAGGTTCCTAATGGAGCTGGCAGCTTTGATTATATACCGGTAAATGGCGATATCGAATTTAAGGGTGTGGATTTTGGCTATGTTCCCGAAAAACAGGTCTTAAAGGATATCAATCTTTATGCAAGACCCGGACAAAAAATTGCCTTTGTTGGTTCAACAGGAGCTGGAAAGACCACCATCACAAATCTAATCAACAGATTCTATGAGATAAACGATGGGACAATTCTATATGATGGAGTGGATATCAAAAGAATAAATAAGATGGATTTAAGAAGCACGATGAGTATAGTTCTTCAGGATGTTCATCTATTCGAAGGAACTGTAGCCGATAACATCAGATACGGCAGACTTGATGCCACCGATGGGGAAGTAACGGCGGCAGCAAAGCTGGCCAACGCCCATTATTTTATTAAGCATCTTCCTCAAGGCTATGATACGATGCTAACTGTAGATGGACTGAATCTGTCTCAAGGGGAAAGACAGCTACTATCAATAGCAAGAGCAGCTATTGCCGATCCGGAGATTTTAATCCTGGATGAAGCTACATCCTCTGTGGATACAAGAACCGAAAAGCTAATATCCGAGGGAATGGATAAGCTCATGGAAGGAAGAACAACCTTTGTCATCGCCCATAGGATGTCAACAGTTCGTGATTCCAATGCCATCATGGTTCTGGAACAAGGGGAGATCATAGAGCGCGGAAACCATGATGACTTAATGGCACAAAAAGGAAGATACTATGCACTAAATGCAGGAACACTTGAATTAGAATAA
- a CDS encoding IS256 family transposase produces MELVSLLMQDCQSTGDIQSKLKRLFAGSIEQMLEAEMDEHLGYEKHCVEGNNSGNSRNGYNRKTIISDYGESEIAIPRDRNGEFEPRILGKRQTRTDEIEQKIMAMYSKGMSQRDIEDNLREIYGAEIPQTLISKITDKILPEVNEWQNRPLEAIYPIIYFDGIVFKSRKDSQIINKCVYSVLGIDMNGQKDILGIWISENEGASFYASICSDLKNRGVTDIFIACHDNLKGLGEAINAVFPETKQQLCIVHQVRNSTKFVQYKDRKQVCADLKKIYGAVNLDDAEYAKEEFREKWDKKYPSIMRSWDANWAELTTFFNYPEQIRHLVYTTNAVEAYHRMVRKFTKAKAIFPTDDSIRKVVFLSVKEIAKKWTLPARNWAMAYSQIMIYFADRFTA; encoded by the coding sequence ATGGAATTGGTAAGTCTGCTGATGCAAGATTGCCAAAGCACGGGTGATATACAGTCAAAGCTAAAACGACTATTTGCTGGTTCTATTGAGCAGATGCTAGAAGCCGAGATGGATGAACATTTGGGCTATGAAAAACATTGTGTAGAGGGTAATAACAGTGGTAATTCGCGCAATGGTTACAATCGCAAGACTATTATAAGCGATTACGGGGAAAGCGAAATAGCCATACCCCGTGACCGTAATGGTGAATTTGAACCAAGAATCCTTGGAAAGCGGCAAACTCGAACTGATGAGATTGAGCAAAAGATAATGGCTATGTACTCTAAAGGAATGTCGCAGCGAGACATTGAGGATAATCTGCGCGAGATATACGGGGCGGAAATCCCTCAAACCTTGATTTCTAAGATTACAGATAAAATTCTGCCGGAAGTGAATGAGTGGCAAAACCGCCCGTTGGAAGCGATTTATCCGATAATATATTTTGATGGCATTGTGTTCAAAAGCCGTAAAGATAGCCAAATTATAAACAAGTGCGTCTATTCAGTTTTGGGAATTGATATGAACGGCCAGAAGGATATTTTAGGGATTTGGATAAGCGAAAACGAAGGAGCTTCATTTTACGCAAGCATTTGCTCCGACCTTAAAAACCGCGGTGTTACGGACATTTTTATTGCTTGCCACGATAACCTAAAAGGGCTTGGAGAAGCCATAAACGCGGTATTCCCAGAGACCAAGCAGCAGTTATGCATAGTGCACCAAGTACGCAATTCTACTAAGTTTGTGCAATACAAGGATAGAAAGCAAGTCTGTGCCGATCTAAAGAAAATTTACGGCGCGGTAAATCTTGACGATGCGGAGTATGCAAAAGAGGAATTTCGGGAAAAATGGGATAAGAAGTATCCATCTATTATGCGTTCCTGGGACGCAAATTGGGCTGAACTTACAACGTTTTTCAACTATCCTGAGCAAATCCGGCATTTGGTTTATACAACGAATGCGGTGGAAGCATACCACAGAATGGTGCGAAAATTCACGAAAGCAAAGGCGATTTTCCCCACTGACGACTCGATAAGAAAGGTTGTTTTCCTATCGGTCAAAGAAATCGCTAAAAAATGGACGCTGCCAGCTCGTAATTGGGCGATGGCATACAGCCAGATTATGATTTACTTCGCAGATAGATTTACGGCTTAA
- a CDS encoding ABC transporter ATP-binding protein, which translates to MKQLLPLIKKYMVFAILSPLFMILEVLGDVIIPYLMAKIVDVGIANQDIDYIVRIGMMMIGVALIAMTLGVASSFFGSSAGYGFAAEIRQNVFEKVQSFSFANLDTFQVSSLITRLTNDCNTIGQVTMMSLRMAIRAPFMMIFALFMAFKVNSSLARVFLISLPLLTIAITVALSKARPLFLILQTYVDKVNGVIQENLTNIRVVKSFNRQSFEESKFKVKNDGLMNTALKAITYVILLMPIFSLIVYSTIIAVLWFGGKQITLGSMSGGALISFVTYITQVLMSLMMISMYFMNLLRGSASVSRIVEVLNTESEIKEISNPVKEVKDGSISFENVSFIYPGSSEFTLKNINFSISSGETLGIIGSTGSSKSTLVQLIPRLYDVTEGKVKVGGVDVRDYDLELLRDKVSFVLQKNTLFSGTIRSNMKWGNENAADEEIIEALKHAQAWEFVSNYDDGLDHIVEQNGDNYSGGQKQRLTIARALMKSPKAIILDDSTSAVDMTTDAKIQKAFKQDLADVTTIIIAQRISSIQHADRIIVMHEGKIESIGSHDDLIQKSPIYQEIYESQQKGVIGE; encoded by the coding sequence ATGAAGCAATTATTACCATTAATAAAGAAGTATATGGTATTTGCAATATTAAGCCCATTATTTATGATTTTGGAAGTATTGGGAGATGTAATTATTCCCTATCTTATGGCCAAAATCGTTGATGTAGGTATTGCAAATCAAGATATAGACTATATTGTAAGAATTGGCATGATGATGATCGGTGTAGCATTAATTGCTATGACCTTGGGAGTGGCCAGTTCCTTTTTCGGTTCAAGTGCAGGATATGGATTTGCAGCTGAAATAAGACAAAATGTATTTGAAAAGGTGCAGAGCTTTTCCTTTGCAAATCTGGATACATTTCAAGTATCTTCCCTGATCACAAGACTCACAAATGATTGTAATACCATCGGGCAGGTAACGATGATGAGTCTTAGAATGGCAATCAGGGCACCGTTTATGATGATTTTTGCTCTGTTTATGGCATTTAAAGTAAACTCATCCTTGGCAAGGGTGTTTTTAATTTCATTGCCGCTTTTAACGATAGCAATTACTGTTGCCTTAAGCAAAGCGCGACCGCTTTTTCTTATACTTCAAACTTACGTAGACAAGGTAAACGGGGTGATTCAGGAGAACTTGACCAACATAAGGGTTGTTAAGTCATTTAATAGACAAAGCTTTGAAGAATCAAAGTTTAAAGTAAAAAATGATGGCCTCATGAATACGGCACTTAAAGCCATTACCTATGTAATCCTTTTAATGCCAATATTTAGTCTAATTGTTTATTCTACGATCATTGCCGTATTATGGTTCGGCGGAAAGCAAATTACATTAGGAAGTATGAGCGGCGGAGCCCTGATATCCTTTGTAACATATATTACACAGGTTCTGATGTCATTGATGATGATATCTATGTACTTTATGAATCTTTTGCGTGGTTCAGCTTCTGTATCAAGAATTGTTGAAGTATTAAATACCGAATCAGAAATCAAGGAAATATCAAACCCTGTTAAGGAAGTGAAGGATGGTTCAATATCCTTTGAAAATGTAAGCTTTATCTACCCGGGCAGCTCCGAATTCACGCTTAAAAATATTAACTTTAGCATTAGCTCCGGAGAGACCTTGGGGATTATTGGTTCCACGGGCTCATCAAAATCTACTCTGGTTCAATTAATCCCCAGACTTTACGATGTAACTGAAGGAAAGGTAAAGGTAGGAGGAGTAGATGTCAGGGATTATGATCTAGAGCTTTTGCGGGATAAGGTATCATTTGTATTACAAAAAAATACCTTGTTTTCAGGTACGATTAGAAGCAATATGAAGTGGGGCAACGAAAATGCCGCTGATGAAGAGATCATAGAGGCATTAAAACATGCACAAGCCTGGGAATTCGTATCTAACTACGATGATGGTTTAGACCATATCGTAGAGCAAAATGGTGATAACTATTCAGGCGGACAAAAGCAAAGACTGACCATTGCCCGTGCTCTGATGAAATCGCCAAAAGCCATCATACTGGATGATTCTACCAGTGCAGTGGATATGACTACTGATGCTAAGATTCAAAAGGCATTTAAACAGGATCTGGCGGATGTGACTACTATTATCATAGCTCAGAGAATCTCATCAATCCAGCATGCAGATAGGATCATCGTCATGCATGAAGGGAAAATAGAATCGATCGGTTCTCATGACGATTTGATACAAAAATCTCCAATCTATCAAGAAATATATGAATCACAGCAGAAAGGAGTGATTGGAGAATAA
- a CDS encoding transposase, whose product MPRCARKPSESGIYHTMLRGINRQVIFEDDEDKEKFIETILHYKSISNYELYGYCLMDNHVHLLIKETSEPISMIIKRISSSFVYWYNRKYDRCGHLFQERFKSEAVESEVYFLTVLRYIHQNPLKAGLIKNIEAYKWSSYNEYLGKQTEVDIDLTLKIFSKDRIKAIELLRKFMNEFNEDKCLEYEGKYLISDQEVISYFAQHDISDINKLKQLEISKRNKIIEAVKSKKGVTIRQLSRITGISKSVIDRI is encoded by the coding sequence ATGCCAAGGTGTGCCAGAAAGCCAAGTGAAAGCGGAATATACCACACTATGCTTCGAGGTATAAACAGACAAGTAATTTTTGAAGATGATGAGGATAAGGAAAAATTTATAGAAACAATATTGCATTATAAATCCATAAGTAATTATGAACTATATGGGTATTGTCTCATGGATAACCATGTCCATTTACTAATTAAAGAAACATCAGAGCCAATTTCAATGATCATAAAAAGAATCAGCAGCAGTTTCGTTTATTGGTACAACCGGAAGTACGACAGATGCGGGCACTTGTTTCAAGAACGGTTTAAAAGTGAGGCAGTAGAAAGCGAGGTATATTTTTTAACTGTACTTCGTTATATACATCAGAATCCATTAAAGGCGGGTTTAATAAAAAATATTGAAGCATATAAATGGAGCAGTTATAATGAATATTTAGGAAAACAAACAGAAGTAGATATCGATCTTACCTTAAAAATATTTTCTAAAGATAGGATCAAAGCTATTGAATTATTAAGGAAATTCATGAATGAGTTTAATGAGGATAAGTGTTTGGAATATGAGGGAAAATACCTAATATCAGATCAGGAAGTCATATCTTATTTTGCTCAGCATGATATTTCTGACATTAATAAACTAAAGCAACTAGAAATAAGTAAAAGAAATAAGATCATAGAAGCTGTAAAATCTAAAAAAGGGGTAACAATTAGGCAATTATCCAGAATCACCGGGATATCAAAAAGTGTAATTGACCGGATATAG